The Carnobacterium mobile DSM 4848 genome includes a window with the following:
- a CDS encoding glycerate kinase: MKIIIAPDSFKESLTALEAANAIEEGFKQVFPDAEYVKVPMADGGEGTVQSLVDATKGKIETLTVHGPLGEPAEAFYGISGDGKVAIIEMAAASGLHLVDPLERNPLVTSTWGTGELIQAALSKGVEEILIGIGGSATNDGGAGMIQCLGGKLLDKEGQQIVLGGIGLADLVSIDLSELNPKLKEVEIKVACDVDNPLTGPKGASYIYGFQKGGTAEQVEQLDQNLAHFASVVRQDLKQDIEFIAGAGAAGGLGGALLAVLAAKLQNGGVLVSELVGLENKICEADLVITGEGGINHQTIYGKTPICVAKIAQKYQIPVIAVAGRLSGNYQAVYEHGITAVFSILSEITSLETALEVGYKNIRNTAKNIAAVIKIGQ, translated from the coding sequence ATGAAAATTATTATCGCACCAGATTCATTTAAAGAAAGTTTAACTGCATTAGAAGCAGCAAATGCTATTGAGGAAGGCTTTAAGCAAGTTTTTCCAGATGCAGAATATGTAAAAGTCCCGATGGCTGATGGTGGAGAAGGAACAGTTCAATCTTTAGTAGATGCAACAAAAGGAAAGATAGAAACACTCACTGTTCATGGACCACTAGGCGAACCAGCAGAAGCTTTTTATGGGATTTCAGGAGATGGGAAAGTAGCCATTATTGAGATGGCAGCAGCTTCAGGACTGCACTTAGTGGATCCTTTAGAGCGCAATCCTTTAGTGACATCTACGTGGGGAACCGGCGAATTGATTCAAGCTGCTTTAAGCAAAGGAGTTGAAGAAATTTTGATTGGGATCGGAGGCAGTGCAACCAATGATGGAGGCGCTGGAATGATTCAATGCTTAGGCGGCAAACTATTGGACAAAGAGGGGCAGCAAATCGTCCTTGGCGGAATCGGCTTAGCTGATTTAGTTTCCATCGACCTTTCCGAATTAAACCCCAAATTAAAAGAAGTCGAAATCAAAGTAGCTTGTGATGTGGATAATCCCTTGACCGGACCTAAAGGTGCTTCTTATATTTATGGTTTTCAAAAAGGTGGAACAGCGGAACAAGTAGAACAATTGGATCAAAACTTAGCACATTTTGCTAGTGTGGTGCGTCAAGATTTGAAACAAGACATTGAATTTATTGCTGGAGCAGGAGCAGCTGGCGGATTAGGCGGTGCATTGTTGGCCGTTTTAGCAGCTAAGCTGCAAAATGGCGGCGTATTGGTTAGCGAATTAGTCGGTTTAGAAAATAAAATTTGTGAGGCTGATTTAGTGATTACGGGCGAAGGCGGAATCAATCACCAAACTATTTATGGGAAAACGCCCATTTGCGTAGCTAAAATTGCCCAAAAATATCAAATTCCTGTTATCGCAGTTGCTGGACGTTTATCAGGCAATTATCAAGCAGTTTATGAACATGGCATAACGGCAGTGTTCAGCATTCTTTCTGAAATCACTTCTTTGGAGACTGCTCTAGAAGTTGGATATAAAAATATAAGAAATACAGCAAAGAATATCGCTGCAGTCATTAAGATAGGACAGTAA
- a CDS encoding GntP family permease has translation MDVQVSALGAVIGLVLAIFLIFKKIPPVYALFSGALIGGLLGGASLTETVSLMNEGAQGIVTAVLRILSAGVLAGILIESGAASSIAQTIIKKLGHSKALFALALATMLLTAVGVFIDIAVITVAPIAMAIAFKTNMSRTAILLAMIGGGKAGNIISPNPNTIAVSEAFNVPLTNVMLAGVIPAIFAVFATYFIAKRLMLKGSPISETELSEEEHSVPSFGKAIVAPLVAIILLSLRPIAGIAVDPMIALPLGGIVGIIVMGKFSSVTAYTISGLNKMSGVAVLLLGTGTLAGIISNSTLGDVLVSGIQTMGLPAYMLAPISGIFMSAATASTTSGAAVASSVFSQTLLKAGISNIGGAAMVHAGATVLDHLPHGSFFHATAGSVTMDFRERLKLIPYESLIGLIITVVSTLIFGVFNLFS, from the coding sequence ATGGATGTGCAAGTAAGTGCTTTAGGAGCAGTAATAGGCTTAGTATTGGCTATTTTTTTAATTTTCAAAAAAATCCCCCCTGTTTATGCATTGTTTAGCGGAGCTTTGATTGGGGGATTATTAGGTGGTGCTTCTTTAACAGAAACTGTTAGCTTGATGAATGAAGGAGCGCAAGGAATCGTTACTGCAGTTCTACGGATATTGTCTGCGGGTGTGCTAGCAGGCATACTAATAGAATCAGGCGCAGCTTCATCTATTGCTCAAACAATCATAAAAAAATTAGGCCATTCAAAAGCTTTGTTTGCCTTAGCGCTAGCAACCATGCTGCTTACGGCAGTGGGTGTTTTTATTGATATAGCAGTCATTACTGTTGCTCCTATTGCAATGGCAATAGCATTTAAAACAAATATGTCAAGAACTGCTATTTTGTTAGCGATGATCGGTGGAGGCAAAGCCGGTAACATTATTTCGCCAAATCCAAATACAATAGCAGTCTCTGAGGCTTTTAATGTCCCTTTAACTAATGTTATGTTAGCTGGAGTCATTCCAGCTATTTTCGCAGTATTTGCCACATACTTTATTGCGAAACGCTTAATGTTGAAAGGAAGTCCTATTTCTGAAACAGAATTATCTGAAGAAGAACATTCTGTACCTTCATTTGGAAAAGCAATTGTAGCTCCTTTAGTAGCGATCATTTTATTATCATTAAGGCCAATTGCTGGAATCGCAGTTGACCCAATGATTGCATTACCTTTGGGAGGAATAGTCGGAATAATTGTTATGGGAAAATTTTCATCAGTGACCGCTTATACTATTTCGGGATTAAATAAAATGTCTGGAGTAGCTGTACTGTTGTTAGGAACTGGAACATTGGCTGGGATAATTAGTAATTCGACGCTAGGAGATGTTTTGGTAAGTGGAATTCAAACAATGGGTTTGCCTGCCTACATGTTAGCTCCCATTTCGGGAATATTTATGTCAGCTGCCACAGCCTCTACTACCTCAGGAGCTGCGGTAGCAAGTAGTGTCTTTAGTCAAACATTGTTAAAAGCTGGTATTAGTAATATCGGAGGAGCGGCCATGGTTCATGCAGGAGCTACTGTATTGGATCATTTGCCACATGGAAGTTTTTTCCATGCAACTGCAGGAAGTGTTACGATGGACTTTAGAGAAAGATTAAAATTAATTCCCTATGAATCTCTTATAGGGCTGATTATCACTGTGGTTTCTACACTTATCTTTGGGGTATTCAACTTGTTTAGTTAA